GTAGGACGCTTACGTGTTGGTGAGCCTGTACTTGCCATTGGTTCGCCATTTGGTTTTGATTATTCCGCTTCTGCCGGAATTGTCAGTGCCAAAATGCGTAATATGATGGGTGAAACCGCAGTACCTTTTATCCAGACCGATGTAGCTCTAAACCCGGGTAATTCCGGTGGCCCTCTGTTTAACCAGCGTGGTGAAGTAGTCGGTGTTAACTCACGGATCTTTAGTGGAACCGGTGGTTATATGGGCTTGTCTTTCTCGATTCCGATTGATGTCGCGATGGAAGTTGCAGATCAGCTGAAGAAGAACGGCAAAGTGACGCGTTCATATCTGGGGGTGAGTTTGCAGGATATCGACCGTAACTTGGCGGAATCTTATAACCTTCCTAAACCTGAAGGTTCCTTGGTGACTCAGGTTGCACCGAACTCACCGGCTGCACGTGCAGGTCTGCGTGCCAGTGATGTCATCTTAAAATACAACGGTACCCCAATTTCACGTACCAGTGAATTGTTGAACTATCTGAACCGTACTGCACCCCAGCAGCAGGTACAGCTTGAAATCTTGCGTGATGATAAACGTCGTAATCTTTCAGCGACTTTAAGTGCGGCACCAGATGATACCCCAGCAAAAGCAGGCACGCAGGCACAGCCGAACAAAGGGCCAGTAATCGGGGTTTCAATTCGTGATCTTAGTCCGGCAGAGCTGACGCAGTTAGAAATTAAAGGTGGGGTGGTGATTCAGGATGTACGACCGGGTGGTATTGCGGCACAGGCACGAATTATGCCGAATGATGTGATCACGCAAATTAATAACCAGAAAGTACTGAATTCCAATCAGTTTGTGCAAGAGGTGTCTGAACTGAAAAAGGGTAGCATCGCGCGCGTGACCTTAATTCGTCAGGGTCAGCTTGCTGTGGTCGGCATGCGTATCTCATAAAATTGCTGGATTTTCATGAAAGACCGCTTGTAGAAGCGGTTTTTTATTTTTTGCAATTTACCGCAGCGATAAATTCGGTAGACTCTATAACCTTAAAATCATGGAAAGGATAACAGCACAGTGAGCGGTATTTTTGATCTTGCATTAACGGTTCAAGCCAAACATATTGATGGATTGGGTCATGTGAACAATGTGATCTATGTGCAATGGATGCAGGATGTCGCATCCGCTCATATTGAAAAGCTGGGCTTGGGACTCAAGCAATATGTAGAGCTGAAACATGCCATGGTCGCAGTTGAACATCAGGTGCAATATCGCAAGGCAGCTTTTGAAGGAGACGAGATTATTCTGCGCACTTGGCTGAATGATATCAATGCCCTGTATTCCTTTAGACAATACGCATTTTATCGACCACAGGATCAGACCCTGTTGTTTAACGGCAGTACGCAATGGGCTTGTATCGAAATGGCCACGGGGCGTCCAAAGCGTATGTCACCAACTTTTACTCAGGCTTATCAGCCACTTTCAGAGCATGTAAATCCTTTTGACTTTTCAACTTTACATCTGGATTAATGAGGCAACATTTTCCAGTTTGATCAGTACACTTTGATAATATTGAGGAAGAAGTGGAGCTGGGGAGCTATTTTCTAATCATGGTGATCCAGATTTCATCTGACTGAGGTGTACGCGACCTAGGGAATAAAGGAAAAAATATAATTCTTTTTCTAGATCACCATTCTGCTATAATCCTTCGCAATTTCTATTCGGCTTTTGTTATGTAATATTTTTAAATTACATAGCGTGTTTTTTCTCAAGGTAACCCATGGCGCAAGCTAAAAAATCTGTTGATATTAAAAACATTCGTAACTTCTCGATTATTGCGCACATTGACCACGGTAAATCGACCCTAGCGGATCGCTTTATTCAAACTTGTGGCGGCTTGCAAGATCGTGAAATGCAGGCTCAAGTCCTTGACTCAATGGAGCTTGAGCGCGAACGTGGGATTACCATTAAAGCCACTTCGGTAACCTTGTACTATACTCATCCCAACGGTCAAGAGTATCAGTTGAACTTTATTGATACACCGGGACACGTCGACTTCTCGTATGAAGTATCACGCTCGCTCGCTGCCTGTGAAGGTGCCTTGCTGGTGGTAGATGCAGCGCAGGGCGTAGAAGCACAGTCTGTTGCCAACTGCTATACCGCAATTGAACAAGGTCTGGAAGTACTTCCGGTACTGAATAAGATCGACTTGCCGCAAGCCGAACCTGAACGTGTCATTCAGGAAATTGAAGACATTATCGGAATTGAAGCCACAGAAGCGCCGACCTGTTCTGCAAAAACAGGTTTGGGTATTGAAGGTGTGCTTGAAACACTGGTCAATGTAATTCCTGCACCGGAAGGTGATCGTGAAGCACCATTGCAAGCCCTGATTGTAGATTCATGGTTTGATAACTACCTGGGTGTGGTTTCTCTGGTTCGGGTCAAGCAAGGTCGTGTGCGTAAAGGCGACAAAATGTTGATTAAATCAACAGGTCAAACGCACATCATTACTTCTGTGGGTATCTTTAACCCGAAACATACTGAAACCGGTATGCTGGAAGCGGGTGAAGTTGGTTTTGTCATTGCAGGTATTAAAGATATTTTCGGTGCACCGGTCGGTGATACGATTACTCTGGCAGCGACACCTGAAGTGGCAACATTACCGGGCTTTAAAAAGGTGAAACCGCAGGTTTATGCCGGTTTATTCCCAATTGATGCCAGCGATTTTGAACCTTTCCGTGAAGCATTGCATAAGCTACAAATTAATGACTCGGCCTTGTTCTTTGAACCTGAAAGTTCAGATGCACTCGGGTTTGGTTTCCGCTGTGGCTTCTTGGGCATGCTGCACATGGAGATCGTACAGGAGCGTCTGGAACGCGAATACGATCTTGACCTGATTTCTTCTGCGCCAACTGTAATTTATGAAGCGGTGATGAAGAATGGTCAGACGATTTATATCGACAGTCCATCCAAAATGCCGGATGGTTCAACCGTTGAAGATCTGCGTGAACCGATTGCTGAATGTCATATTCTTGTGCCGCAAGAATACCTGGGTAACGTCATGACATTGTGTGTTGAGCGCCGTGGTGTGCAAAAAGACATGAAGTTTATGGCGAATCAGGTTTCTATTACTTTCGAAATTCCAATGGCCGAAGTGGTGATGGATTTCTTTGATAAATTGAAGTCTTGTTCACGTGGTTTTGCATCACTCGACTATAACTTTGTCCGTTTTGAAAGCTCCTCTTTAGTCAAAGTAGATGTCTTGATCAATGGTGAAAAAGTCGATGCCTTGGCGATGATCTGTCACCGTAACGATGCACGCCATCGTGGTATTGCACTGGTTGAAAAAATGAAAGACCTGATTCCACGTCAAATGTTTGATGTCGCGATTCAGGCGGCAATTGGTGCGCAAATCATTGCACGTTCGACTGTGAAAGCGATGCGTAAAAACGTATTGGCGAAGTGTTATGGTGGTGACGTGTCACGTAAGAAAAAACTTCTGTCTAAACAGAAAGAAGGTAAGAAACGCATGAAACAGGTGGGTAGCGTAGAAATCCCGCAAGAAGCGTTCTTAGCCGTATTAAAAGTCGAACGCTAAAATAATAAGGATATAAGCCCATGGATTTTGATTTTAATTTGATTCTTGTGCCTGCGACCCTGTTTTTTGTTGCAGTGTGGTTGCTAGACAAGTTTGTTTTGAAACAAAGACAAACCCGAGGCAAAGGCCATGAGAATTTCATTATCACCTGGGCTTATGACTTTTGGCCGGTACTGACGATTGTGCTGGTACTGCGTTCGTTTTTATATGAACCTTTTAATATTCCATCCGATTCGATGGTGCCGACGCTGGAAACCGGCGATTTTATTCTGGTGAATAAATTTGACTATGGCATCAAACTGCCTATGGTCAATACCAAAATTATTGATACCGGCAGCCCGGAACGTGGTGATGTAGCGGTATTCCGTTATCCACCGCAACCGACCATCAGTTATATCAAGCGTATTGTCGGCTTGCCAGGCGATCATATTGTTTATGATCATGGCCAGTTGAGCATTAATGGTGAAAAAGTGGCGAAAGTTCCAGTAGAATTTAGCCGCGAAAAAGACCGTTTAGATACTCCAAATGCCATTTATCATAAAGAAACCTTGGGTGAGCATACCTTTACCATGCGTGAGCTGGAAGGTGTGAATGTCGCTCGTCAGGCACCTTTTATTAACTATCTGGAAAATGGTAAATATTCAGGTGAAAATGGTTTATATTGGGAAGTGAAAGTGCCAGAAGGTCATTACTTTGCGATGGGGGATAATCGCGATCAGAGTGCTGACAGTCGTTTTTGGGGGCTTGTTCCGGAAGAAAACTTAACAGGTCGTGCCTTCTATATCTGGATGCATAAAGAACCTGGCTTTAAATTGCCATCGTTTGGTCGAAACGGAACAATCGATTAATTGTTTCAATAAGGAAAATAAAAATGAGACATCAACAAGGTGCTTCTTATATTGGGGTTTTATTTGCAATCGTGGGCTTTGCATTTCTTGCAAAAGTGGCGATTGCAGTGTGGGGGCCATACTTCGATGATCGTATGGTAGATGGTGAGATTGAGGCGCTGTTAAAAAGCGCTCCAGCCAATATAACGCCAGAAACATTCCGTCAACAGATGAGTCAGCGTTTAGAAATGAATAATATTCGTGATCTGAAGTTTGACGAAATTGCCAAAGTTACCAATACCGATGGTTTACAGGTGCACAAGAATTATGAAATTCGTAAAAATTTCATAATGAATATCGATTTAGTGATGAAGTTTGAGAAAGAGTTTGATCAAAGCACAGTCAAAGCTAAATGATGAACGTCTTGCTAAACGAATCGGCTATCAGTTTAAACAGGCTGATTTGCTGAAACTGGCATTGACTCATCGTTCAGTCAGTCATAAACACAACTACGAGCGCCTGGAATTTCTGGGCGATTCTCTTTTAGGGATGATCATTGCGAATTATCTTTTTAATGCCTATCCAAGCGAAAATGAAGGCCGGTTGACGCGTATGCGTGCAACCCTGGTTCGTCAGGAAGCATTAGGAAAAATCGCCAATGATTTAAAACTGAGCCAGAATTTAATTCTCAGTACCGGTGAATTAAAATCTGGTGGTCATCATCGTGAG
The nucleotide sequence above comes from Acinetobacter lwoffii. Encoded proteins:
- a CDS encoding Do family serine endopeptidase → MKILDLKKGLFAATLTMSAAQLQAVTPVDFSNLVEQVSPAVVSVNVVKKMSEEELLQQQVPEILRRFFGNQVIIPQQRMPQEKTGYGSAFFISKDGYLLTNHHVVEDASKVTITLNDRREIDATVVGSDARTDVALLKVSGSNFPELRTGDVGRLRVGEPVLAIGSPFGFDYSASAGIVSAKMRNMMGETAVPFIQTDVALNPGNSGGPLFNQRGEVVGVNSRIFSGTGGYMGLSFSIPIDVAMEVADQLKKNGKVTRSYLGVSLQDIDRNLAESYNLPKPEGSLVTQVAPNSPAARAGLRASDVILKYNGTPISRTSELLNYLNRTAPQQQVQLEILRDDKRRNLSATLSAAPDDTPAKAGTQAQPNKGPVIGVSIRDLSPAELTQLEIKGGVVIQDVRPGGIAAQARIMPNDVITQINNQKVLNSNQFVQEVSELKKGSIARVTLIRQGQLAVVGMRIS
- a CDS encoding acyl-CoA thioesterase translates to MSGIFDLALTVQAKHIDGLGHVNNVIYVQWMQDVASAHIEKLGLGLKQYVELKHAMVAVEHQVQYRKAAFEGDEIILRTWLNDINALYSFRQYAFYRPQDQTLLFNGSTQWACIEMATGRPKRMSPTFTQAYQPLSEHVNPFDFSTLHLD
- the lepA gene encoding translation elongation factor 4; this encodes MAQAKKSVDIKNIRNFSIIAHIDHGKSTLADRFIQTCGGLQDREMQAQVLDSMELERERGITIKATSVTLYYTHPNGQEYQLNFIDTPGHVDFSYEVSRSLAACEGALLVVDAAQGVEAQSVANCYTAIEQGLEVLPVLNKIDLPQAEPERVIQEIEDIIGIEATEAPTCSAKTGLGIEGVLETLVNVIPAPEGDREAPLQALIVDSWFDNYLGVVSLVRVKQGRVRKGDKMLIKSTGQTHIITSVGIFNPKHTETGMLEAGEVGFVIAGIKDIFGAPVGDTITLAATPEVATLPGFKKVKPQVYAGLFPIDASDFEPFREALHKLQINDSALFFEPESSDALGFGFRCGFLGMLHMEIVQERLEREYDLDLISSAPTVIYEAVMKNGQTIYIDSPSKMPDGSTVEDLREPIAECHILVPQEYLGNVMTLCVERRGVQKDMKFMANQVSITFEIPMAEVVMDFFDKLKSCSRGFASLDYNFVRFESSSLVKVDVLINGEKVDALAMICHRNDARHRGIALVEKMKDLIPRQMFDVAIQAAIGAQIIARSTVKAMRKNVLAKCYGGDVSRKKKLLSKQKEGKKRMKQVGSVEIPQEAFLAVLKVER
- the lepB gene encoding signal peptidase I, yielding MDFDFNLILVPATLFFVAVWLLDKFVLKQRQTRGKGHENFIITWAYDFWPVLTIVLVLRSFLYEPFNIPSDSMVPTLETGDFILVNKFDYGIKLPMVNTKIIDTGSPERGDVAVFRYPPQPTISYIKRIVGLPGDHIVYDHGQLSINGEKVAKVPVEFSREKDRLDTPNAIYHKETLGEHTFTMRELEGVNVARQAPFINYLENGKYSGENGLYWEVKVPEGHYFAMGDNRDQSADSRFWGLVPEENLTGRAFYIWMHKEPGFKLPSFGRNGTID
- a CDS encoding DUF4845 domain-containing protein, with the protein product MRHQQGASYIGVLFAIVGFAFLAKVAIAVWGPYFDDRMVDGEIEALLKSAPANITPETFRQQMSQRLEMNNIRDLKFDEIAKVTNTDGLQVHKNYEIRKNFIMNIDLVMKFEKEFDQSTVKAK